One window of the Camelina sativa cultivar DH55 chromosome 1, Cs, whole genome shotgun sequence genome contains the following:
- the LOC104704443 gene encoding putative FBD-associated F-box protein At5g56440, whose amino-acid sequence MSSICGLSDDLLVAILSLVKTKDAVATSLLSKRWLTLWKLVPRLDYIITPWYASHSGSDFIDNFLLLSEAPVLETMHLRLGYNCKPEEQERWVDIALARHVRVLELIYSRSPSTPMPFPRSLFTYNGLVVLRLQEVVIRDIPSTIFLQSLKTLSLLCVRFCSRDDELVHTLLSACPVLETLVVRRWLEDYVTTFKIAVPSLQSLYIMRRPGGHAQTDDREYIINAPSLKDLKVCDEFSWFRPLVEMPKLVKAEIKIRRDDSKKLLGLEMPKLVKAEIKIRRDDSKKLLGCIASAKHLSLCVTSAKQLLMEKSVENLCQLEYLELCTNCSSDWLCLLLKHSPKLRVLRFNNPTSQIDGCNSLRRIRDRWEEPCCVPECLVTSLETVEWIGYEGTETEKEVANYILEKACHLKKMTIFRHITNLRKKYRTLIDLVSRLSCSIKCRLEVVPLEQH is encoded by the exons ATGAGCAGTATCTGTGGGCTTAGTGACGATTTGCTCGTGGCGATACTGTCATTGGTTAAGACGAAAGATGCTGTTGCCACAAGTCTTTTGTCAAAACGATGGCTTACTCTCTGGAAACTGGTTCCAAGGCTTGACTATATTATTACTCCATGGTATGCATCACATTCAGGTTCAGATTTTATCGATAATTTTCTGCTGCTAAGCGAGGCTCCGGTTCTAGAAACAATGCATCTCAGACTCGGGTATAATTGTAAACCTGAGGAACAAGAAAGATGGGTTGATATTGCACTGGCTAGACATGTGCGTGTTCTTGAGCTTATTTATTCCCGTTCCCCTTCAACACCAATGCCTTTTCCTAGGAGCTTGTTTACATACAATGGCCTTGTGGTTTTACGCCTTCAAGAAGTGGTGATTAGGGATATTCCTTCCACAATATTTCTCCAGTCCCTCAAGACTCTGTCCCTTTTATGTGTCAGGTTCTGCTCTAGGGATGATGAACTTGTTCATACGCTTTTATCCGCTTGCCCTGTCCTTGAAACACTGGTTGTACGTCGATGGCTTGAGGACTATGTTACAACCTTCAAAATTGCGGTCCCGTCGTTGCAGAGCTTATACATCATGCGCAGACCAGGTGGTCATGCACAGACAGATGATCGTGAGTATATAATCAATGCTCCTTCTCTAAAGGATTTAAAAGTTTGTGATGAGTTTAGTTGGTTCCGTCCATTAGTGGAAATGCCGAAGTTGGTGAAGGCAGAAATCAAGATTAGACGGGATGATTCTAAGAAGCTTTTGGGAT TGGAAATGCCGAAGTTGGTGAAGGCAGAAATCAAGATTAGACGGGATGATTCTAAGAAGCTTTTGGGATGTATAGCCTCAGCCAAACACCTCTCCTTATGTGTTACCTCAGCCAAACAATTACTAATGGAAAAATCTGTTGAGAATCTCTGTCAACTCGAGTATTTAGAGCTTTGTACTAATTGCTCTTCAGATTGGTTATGTCTTCTACTTAAACATTCCCCTAAACTGCGAGTTCTGAGGTTCAACAATCCA ACATCTCAGATAGACGGCTGCAACTCGTTGAGACGGATCAGAGATAGGTGGGAGGAACCGTGTTGTGTACCTGAATGTTTGGTGACGAGTCTCGAAACTGTTGAGTGGATTGGGTATGAaggaacagaaacagagaaagaagtgGCGAACTACATCTTAGAGAAGGCATGCCACCTAAAGAAGATGACTATATTCCGGCATATCACCAATTTGAGAAAGAAATACCGCACTCTGATAGATTTGGTGTCCAGGCTGAGCTGTTCTATCAAATGTCGACTTGAGGTTGTGCCTTTGGAGCAgcattga